From the genome of Candidatus Hydrogenedentota bacterium, one region includes:
- a CDS encoding glutamate--tRNA ligase — protein sequence MENKIRCRIAPSPSGFLHIGTAKTALYNWLFARSHGGVFVLRLEDTDAERSDEQFVHAMCEGFKWLGIDWDEGPRFGDEIERGDYGPYRQSSRSEFYRREAARLLEEGKAYKCFCTKEELDAQRELAALEKRPPRYSGKCRSLTAEEIAAKGDMPFSIRFRVPEGETVVDDIVQGPVRFNNKEYDDFIIVKPNGDAIFHLAVVVDDGLMKITHVIRGDDHLTNAGRHVMLFNALGYPLPKFAHTPLVHDEHGKKFSKRLHGANVLDWRADGYLPETMINYIALLGWTSEEEGREFFSLDDLKRLFSLKRLTKSPARFDRKKLDWLNGQHIRMLSQEELCDRVLPLLRDSGIDVDAYPRERMVAIAGICQEKIPTLNQIVPFTDFFFHNINGYDAKGVRKYFETSDALSVLEMLQACMESVADWKKASLKDAYDALAAEQNIKIGILVNTTRLVLTGKTVGPGLYELAELLGRDCALERIEKAQLFVKAMGEKTHD from the coding sequence ATGGAGAATAAAATTCGTTGCCGTATAGCCCCGTCCCCCTCGGGCTTTCTTCATATAGGCACGGCGAAGACCGCCTTATACAACTGGCTTTTTGCACGCAGTCACGGCGGCGTTTTTGTCTTGCGCTTAGAAGATACCGATGCGGAGCGTTCCGACGAACAATTTGTGCATGCCATGTGCGAAGGCTTCAAGTGGCTGGGGATTGATTGGGATGAAGGGCCGCGATTTGGCGATGAAATAGAACGAGGCGATTATGGTCCCTATCGCCAATCCAGCCGCAGCGAATTCTATAGGAGAGAAGCGGCGCGGCTCCTTGAAGAAGGCAAAGCCTATAAATGTTTTTGTACGAAAGAAGAATTGGACGCGCAGCGGGAACTCGCCGCCCTTGAAAAACGGCCTCCGCGCTACTCCGGGAAATGCCGCAGCCTGACAGCGGAAGAAATCGCCGCCAAAGGTGATATGCCCTTCTCCATACGCTTCCGTGTTCCCGAAGGGGAAACGGTGGTCGACGATATTGTCCAAGGTCCCGTCCGTTTTAATAACAAAGAGTACGATGATTTTATTATTGTGAAGCCCAATGGCGACGCTATCTTTCATCTGGCTGTGGTGGTAGATGATGGTCTAATGAAGATTACCCATGTCATACGAGGCGACGATCATCTGACCAATGCAGGGCGTCACGTCATGCTGTTTAACGCCTTGGGCTATCCTCTGCCGAAATTTGCGCACACGCCCCTTGTCCATGATGAACATGGCAAAAAGTTTAGCAAACGACTGCACGGCGCCAATGTATTAGACTGGCGCGCTGATGGATATCTGCCTGAAACAATGATCAATTATATTGCCTTGTTAGGGTGGACTTCAGAAGAAGAAGGACGTGAGTTCTTTTCCCTTGACGATTTAAAACGGCTCTTTTCACTCAAACGCCTGACCAAATCGCCGGCACGTTTCGACCGCAAAAAATTGGATTGGCTCAACGGCCAGCATATACGTATGCTCAGCCAGGAAGAACTTTGTGACCGCGTATTACCTCTGCTGCGCGACTCCGGTATTGACGTTGACGCCTATCCGCGGGAACGTATGGTTGCCATTGCCGGCATCTGCCAGGAAAAAATCCCCACGCTCAACCAAATTGTTCCCTTTACTGATTTCTTCTTTCATAATATCAATGGTTATGATGCCAAAGGTGTCCGTAAATATTTTGAGACCTCCGATGCGTTGTCTGTTTTGGAAATGCTGCAGGCTTGTATGGAAAGCGTAGCCGACTGGAAAAAAGCATCCTTAAAAGATGCCTATGATGCACTGGCTGCTGAGCAGAATATCAAGATTGGTATACTGGTGAATACGACGCGCCTCGTCCTTACGGGCAAGACCGTGGGCCCCGGCTTATACGAATTAGCGGAGTTATTGGGCCGTGACTGCGCGTTGGAACGCATCGAAAAGGCACAGTTATTTGTGAAAGCCATGGGAGAAAAAACGCATGACTAA
- a CDS encoding nucleotidyl transferase AbiEii/AbiGii toxin family protein: MSLQIVRQRLRSYNCQTELEEQHALREITQEVALAALGRGDFFKHALFQGGTCLRIFYGLNRFSEDMDFILREADPDFQMTAHLQRLEAELAAYGYEIEITDRSKANTTVKKAFLKDSSLGKVIELRHANQAGPLAKIRIKLEIDTNPPTGSGAELLYLDFPFVSAVAVQDQPSLFAGKLHALLCREYVKGRDWYDFIWYTSQGIGVNYAFLTSAINQLGPWQGGDVAAHKNWVVSELKKKITSINWKQAVNDVRRFIRVNEQPSLDLWGRDLFLNQLAKWERSTG; this comes from the coding sequence ATGAGCCTGCAGATTGTCCGACAACGCTTGCGCTCGTATAACTGCCAGACGGAGCTTGAAGAGCAGCACGCCCTTCGCGAGATTACCCAGGAGGTTGCCCTGGCGGCATTGGGACGGGGCGATTTCTTCAAGCACGCCTTGTTTCAGGGCGGCACGTGCTTGCGCATCTTCTACGGTCTGAATCGCTTTTCCGAGGACATGGACTTCATCCTGCGAGAAGCCGATCCGGACTTCCAGATGACAGCGCATCTGCAACGTCTAGAGGCCGAACTGGCGGCCTATGGCTACGAGATTGAAATCACAGATCGAAGCAAGGCAAACACAACCGTCAAAAAAGCCTTTCTGAAAGACAGCTCTTTGGGCAAGGTGATTGAGCTTCGCCACGCCAATCAAGCCGGCCCCCTTGCGAAAATCCGCATCAAATTAGAAATTGACACCAATCCGCCTACCGGAAGCGGTGCAGAATTGCTCTATCTAGACTTTCCTTTCGTCTCCGCCGTGGCGGTACAAGACCAGCCCAGCCTGTTTGCCGGAAAGCTTCACGCGCTGCTTTGCCGGGAGTATGTGAAAGGCCGTGACTGGTACGACTTCATCTGGTACACCAGCCAGGGAATCGGGGTCAACTACGCGTTCTTGACGTCCGCCATCAACCAACTCGGCCCATGGCAGGGAGGGGATGTCGCGGCACACAAAAACTGGGTGGTGAGCGAACTCAAAAAAAAGATTACGTCCATCAATTGGAAACAGGCCGTTAATGATGTCCGCCGCTTCATCCGGGTCAACGAACAGCCGTCTCTGGATCTGTGGGGAAGAGATCTGTTTCTCAATCAGCTTGCCAAGTGGGAACGGTCAACCGGCTGA
- a CDS encoding ROK family glucokinase, translating into MTKVIIGVDLGGTDIKTALVSEERSIIAKASRPTGASEGPKAVMDLMAESVFDLLREQQIDPSQVLAAGFGAPGPMNWQTGVVFDPPNLKGWKNVPLADEMSKRLQVPCYVDNDANVACYGEYWLGAGQGAESVVVFTLGTGVGGGIVVFGRLLRGIDGTAAELGHLTVQRDGRLCGCGARGCLETYASVTGMIRSAVEGWDSTATTLKERCGGNPKNLTGKIIYEAAVAGDRFALEVFHETAVWLGLGAASMVNALNPERIVLCGGMINAGDMLFDTVRETVLANAFEVPAKRCEIVPAGLGSDSGVIGSAGCALARYQESHC; encoded by the coding sequence ATGACTAAGGTAATCATCGGTGTAGATTTGGGCGGCACAGATATCAAGACCGCTTTGGTTTCCGAAGAACGTTCTATTATTGCCAAGGCCTCACGGCCGACAGGCGCATCAGAAGGACCGAAAGCGGTGATGGATCTCATGGCTGAAAGTGTCTTCGATCTTTTGCGTGAACAACAAATAGACCCCTCTCAAGTCTTGGCGGCAGGTTTTGGCGCGCCCGGTCCGATGAATTGGCAAACGGGCGTGGTCTTCGATCCGCCCAATCTCAAGGGCTGGAAGAATGTTCCCCTTGCCGACGAGATGAGCAAGCGTCTGCAGGTACCCTGCTATGTTGATAACGATGCAAACGTCGCTTGTTACGGAGAATACTGGCTGGGCGCAGGTCAAGGCGCAGAAAGCGTTGTGGTCTTTACACTCGGTACGGGTGTGGGCGGCGGCATTGTGGTATTCGGCCGCTTACTGCGCGGCATCGACGGCACGGCAGCGGAATTGGGACATCTCACCGTGCAACGGGACGGGCGTCTATGCGGTTGTGGAGCGCGGGGTTGTTTGGAGACCTATGCCTCTGTGACCGGTATGATCCGCAGCGCCGTTGAAGGCTGGGACAGCACAGCCACCACTTTAAAAGAACGCTGTGGCGGTAATCCCAAGAACTTAACCGGAAAAATTATCTATGAGGCTGCTGTGGCCGGTGACCGATTTGCTTTAGAAGTATTTCATGAAACGGCGGTATGGCTGGGGCTGGGCGCTGCAAGTATGGTGAACGCGCTGAATCCGGAACGCATAGTCCTTTGCGGCGGCATGATTAATGCCGGCGACATGCTCTTTGATACGGTGCGGGAAACAGTGCTCGCCAACGCCTTTGAAGTGCCGGCGAAACGCTGTGAAATTGTGCCGGCCGGGCTGGGCTCCGATTCGGGTGTCATCGGCAGTGCCGGCTGCGCCCTTGCACGTTATCAAGAAAGCCATTGCTAA
- a CDS encoding citrate synthase → MDNATLSLNGKEYELPVFMGTEGEVALDIRKLRALTGAITYDPGYANTGSCRSAITFIDGDKGILRYRGYPIEELAGQVRYSAAAYLMIYGRLPTESEFLDWRKQLTLNSFIHASQVNFFDNFSALAHPMNILGAMVSSMSSFYPHDAEDESDVDFHIQRLIGQVKTIAAFSYRKSVGLPYIYPKTDHSYAANFLRMMFASPAEEYVVPKAMENALDMLLILHMDHEQNCSTSTVRMVASSMSNIYASVSAGINALWGRLHGGANEAVLSMLQTIADDGRNVGKYVEMAKRRDNPFKLMGFGHRVYKNFDPRSKILKKAVDDVLIELGVHDPLLDVAKELEEVALQDDFFIERKLYPNVDFYSGILYRSLGIPKEMFTVLFAIGRMPGWIAHWLEMRSDPDLRIQRPRQIYIGEKLRHYEE, encoded by the coding sequence ATGGATAATGCAACGTTAAGCTTAAACGGCAAAGAATATGAACTGCCCGTATTTATGGGTACAGAAGGTGAAGTCGCCCTCGACATACGCAAATTACGGGCGTTGACCGGCGCCATTACCTACGATCCCGGCTATGCCAATACCGGGTCATGCCGCAGTGCCATCACCTTCATTGACGGCGACAAAGGAATTTTACGCTATCGCGGCTATCCCATTGAGGAATTAGCTGGACAGGTTCGTTATTCAGCTGCCGCCTATCTTATGATTTATGGGCGTCTACCCACGGAAAGCGAATTCCTTGATTGGCGCAAACAGTTGACCTTAAATAGCTTCATCCATGCAAGCCAGGTTAATTTCTTTGATAATTTCAGTGCCTTGGCACATCCCATGAATATTTTGGGGGCCATGGTATCGTCTATGTCCTCCTTTTATCCGCACGACGCGGAAGATGAGAGTGATGTGGATTTTCACATTCAACGTTTAATCGGTCAGGTGAAAACGATCGCTGCCTTTTCCTACCGCAAATCGGTGGGACTTCCCTACATTTATCCGAAAACCGATCATAGTTATGCCGCCAACTTTTTGCGCATGATGTTCGCCAGCCCCGCAGAAGAGTACGTTGTACCGAAGGCCATGGAAAACGCCTTGGACATGCTTCTCATATTACATATGGATCACGAACAAAACTGCAGCACATCGACCGTACGCATGGTTGCCAGCAGTATGTCCAACATTTATGCCTCCGTTTCTGCGGGAATCAATGCCTTGTGGGGTCGGCTTCATGGCGGTGCCAATGAGGCAGTATTAAGCATGCTTCAGACCATTGCCGACGACGGCCGCAATGTTGGGAAATATGTGGAGATGGCGAAACGCCGTGATAATCCTTTCAAATTAATGGGCTTCGGACATCGGGTCTACAAAAACTTTGATCCCCGTTCAAAAATATTAAAAAAAGCGGTCGATGACGTACTGATTGAACTGGGTGTCCACGACCCCCTCCTTGATGTAGCGAAAGAACTTGAAGAAGTCGCGCTGCAGGATGATTTCTTTATTGAGCGCAAACTCTATCCCAATGTAGACTTCTACAGCGGTATTTTGTACCGGTCGCTGGGTATCCCCAAAGAAATGTTCACTGTTTTGTTTGCTATTGGGCGCATGCCGGGCTGGATTGCTCACTGGCTGGAAATGCGTTCGGATCCTGATTTGCGCATCCAGCGCCCCCGCCAAATTTATATTGGCGAAAAACTGCGCCACTACGAAGAATAA